In the Haloferula helveola genome, one interval contains:
- a CDS encoding prepilin peptidase, which produces MRFTGGVIYPPLDHPLWLVIAFLVGSCIGSFLNVVIYRLPLGLSVNDPKRSFCPNCKKEIPLRLNVPLISWLWLRGRCKECKTPISVRYFVVELLTGILFVAGYWVLIGHVSTTQFEIGLLALIPIWFMLAAFVAIVFIDAEHMIIPLELTVSGTVAGFLTAALLPVMPDLVAWNSPDPTWKGGLWQSLLGFILGYFGLWAIVLLGKLAFGRFELKHDEPVDWRLEEPKGDEDPILFHMGEESIEWWDIFFRKTDRLIIEAQSLEVDGEKTDPGLVTISELTVTLPDGKVIQIEELKALSGTSSKAVVPREAMGMGDVHLMGVIGAFFGPIGVFFSLMASSLFAILAAVLGRIGFGVRLPFGPFLVLGALAWFFGGWKLAVLYLDFMR; this is translated from the coding sequence ATGAGGTTCACTGGCGGGGTGATCTATCCTCCTCTTGATCATCCGCTGTGGCTCGTGATCGCGTTTCTGGTCGGTTCCTGCATCGGGTCTTTCCTCAATGTGGTGATCTACCGCCTGCCCCTCGGGCTGTCGGTCAATGATCCGAAACGCTCGTTCTGCCCGAACTGCAAGAAGGAGATCCCGCTGAGGCTGAACGTCCCGCTGATCAGCTGGCTGTGGCTGAGAGGGCGATGCAAGGAGTGCAAGACTCCGATCTCGGTCCGCTACTTCGTGGTCGAGCTTCTGACCGGGATTCTGTTCGTCGCGGGCTACTGGGTGCTGATTGGTCATGTCAGCACGACACAGTTCGAGATCGGTCTCCTCGCACTGATCCCGATTTGGTTCATGTTGGCGGCTTTCGTGGCGATCGTGTTCATCGACGCCGAGCACATGATCATCCCGCTCGAGCTGACGGTCAGCGGAACGGTGGCGGGTTTCCTGACGGCGGCTCTGTTGCCGGTGATGCCCGACCTCGTCGCATGGAACTCGCCGGATCCGACGTGGAAAGGCGGGCTCTGGCAGTCCCTGCTCGGATTCATTCTCGGCTACTTCGGGCTGTGGGCGATCGTCCTGCTCGGCAAGCTGGCGTTCGGACGCTTCGAGCTGAAGCACGATGAGCCGGTGGACTGGCGGCTGGAGGAACCCAAGGGCGATGAGGATCCGATTCTCTTCCACATGGGAGAGGAGAGCATCGAGTGGTGGGATATCTTCTTTCGCAAGACCGACCGGCTGATCATCGAGGCGCAGTCGCTTGAAGTGGACGGCGAGAAGACTGACCCCGGTCTGGTGACCATCAGTGAGCTGACCGTGACCCTGCCGGACGGAAAGGTGATTCAGATCGAAGAGCTGAAGGCCTTGAGCGGCACATCCTCAAAGGCCGTAGTGCCGCGTGAGGCGATGGGCATGGGCGATGTCCACCTGATGGGTGTCATCGGCGCGTTCTTCGGTCCGATCGGCGTATTTTTCTCGCTGATGGCGAGCTCGCTTTTCGCGATCCTCGCCGCCGTGCTGGGGAGAATCGGTTTCGGAGTCCGGCTGCCATTCGGCCCGTTCCTTGTGCTCGGCGCCCTGGCGTGGTTCTTCGGCGGGTGGAAGCTCGCGGTCCTCTACCTGGATTTCATGCGGTAG
- a CDS encoding Lrp/AsnC family transcriptional regulator: protein MPTVPVEHTDPINARILSISEDLVAGFHEHPFHLIAEKSDTDLETVLERIRAMLEAGVIRRVRQTMLATKLAHGALVAWRLPEEKLNDAFEFMAKEDPFSGHVVIRSTDTEVSGSGYRLWTTLKVPVGESLDDHATVLKRIVGADEYLLMPANGVFALGVGHVRRKGLPPGEKADSPAVMMTTTPVDLTDEEWKVLLILKEELEPDEIVANPWNGRAAKAEMSVERFCEIARTLNEKKVIGRFSTFLEHVKPSATGERVTRFNGLFHWAVPKGREIEAGGEVGRHYCMTHCYWREGGPQFGDVNVMGVVHGTEKETVLAHKAAIDAHLEAQGIPVSYTNVFWGGRSEIKPSEISPAVYRDWHRRHAT from the coding sequence ATGCCTACGGTTCCTGTCGAACACACCGACCCGATCAACGCCCGCATCCTCTCGATTTCCGAAGACCTCGTCGCCGGCTTCCACGAGCACCCTTTCCACCTGATCGCGGAAAAGAGCGACACCGACCTCGAGACCGTGCTGGAGCGGATCCGCGCGATGCTCGAAGCGGGCGTGATCCGTCGCGTACGGCAAACGATGCTCGCCACCAAACTGGCCCACGGCGCCCTCGTGGCGTGGCGACTGCCGGAAGAGAAGCTCAACGACGCGTTCGAGTTCATGGCCAAGGAAGACCCGTTCTCCGGACACGTCGTGATTCGGTCGACTGACACCGAGGTCTCCGGCTCCGGCTACCGGCTCTGGACGACCCTCAAGGTGCCGGTTGGCGAGTCACTCGACGACCATGCCACCGTACTCAAGCGCATCGTCGGTGCCGACGAATACCTGCTCATGCCCGCCAATGGCGTCTTTGCTCTCGGCGTCGGCCACGTCCGCCGCAAGGGCCTGCCGCCCGGGGAGAAGGCCGACAGCCCGGCGGTCATGATGACGACCACTCCGGTCGATCTGACGGACGAGGAGTGGAAGGTGCTTCTGATTCTCAAGGAGGAGCTCGAGCCGGACGAGATCGTCGCCAATCCCTGGAACGGCCGTGCCGCCAAGGCGGAGATGAGTGTCGAGCGCTTTTGCGAGATCGCGCGAACCCTCAACGAGAAGAAGGTCATTGGCCGCTTCTCGACTTTCCTTGAGCACGTCAAGCCGTCCGCCACCGGCGAGAGGGTCACCCGTTTCAACGGACTCTTCCACTGGGCCGTACCGAAGGGCCGCGAGATCGAGGCCGGCGGCGAAGTCGGACGTCACTACTGCATGACCCACTGCTACTGGCGCGAAGGCGGACCGCAGTTCGGAGACGTCAATGTCATGGGCGTGGTCCACGGCACTGAGAAGGAAACCGTGCTCGCGCACAAGGCGGCGATCGACGCCCACCTCGAGGCCCAAGGCATTCCGGTCAGCTACACCAATGTCTTCTGGGGCGGGCGGTCGGAAATCAAGCCGTCCGAAATCTCGCCCGCGGTGTATCGCGACTGGCACCGCCGGCACGCGACCTGA
- a CDS encoding response regulator transcription factor — MQRILIVEDERDITDLIGFNLERAGYSVLKAHDGITGASMAIHEQPDLVVLDLMLPGKDGYAVFKEIRRDARSRDIPVIMLTARAQTEDRIQGLEAGADDYLTKPFSPKELMLRVQAVLKRSDGTPGAVTVQHGPFKFNKNDLKFYLDGEPVDLTSTEFKLLLYLTERAGKAQDRNDLLRTVWGYSDDVHSRTLDTHMKRLRQKLGTHADRVETVRGIGYRVTPTENV, encoded by the coding sequence ATGCAGCGCATTCTGATTGTCGAGGACGAGCGGGACATCACCGACCTGATCGGATTCAATCTCGAGCGGGCAGGATACTCCGTCCTGAAAGCCCATGACGGGATCACCGGCGCGAGCATGGCGATCCATGAACAACCCGACCTCGTGGTGCTCGACCTGATGCTTCCGGGCAAGGACGGCTACGCGGTATTCAAGGAGATCCGGCGCGACGCCCGCAGCCGCGACATCCCGGTCATCATGCTTACCGCCCGGGCGCAGACCGAGGACCGCATTCAGGGACTCGAGGCAGGGGCCGACGACTACCTCACCAAACCCTTCTCCCCCAAGGAACTCATGCTCCGCGTGCAGGCTGTGCTCAAGCGGTCGGACGGCACCCCGGGAGCCGTCACCGTCCAGCACGGCCCCTTCAAGTTCAACAAGAACGACCTCAAGTTCTACCTCGATGGCGAGCCCGTCGACCTGACCTCCACCGAGTTCAAACTCCTCCTCTACCTCACCGAGCGGGCCGGCAAGGCCCAGGACCGCAACGACCTGCTGCGCACGGTCTGGGGATACAGCGACGACGTGCACTCCCGCACGCTCGACACCCACATGAAGCGTCTCCGACAGAAGCTCGGAACCCACGCAGACCGGGTTGAAACGGTCCGCGGCATTGGCTACCGTGTGACACCGACGGAGAATGTCTGA
- a CDS encoding CCA tRNA nucleotidyltransferase — protein sequence MTARDAAADLAARLSRAGHTAYFAGGCVRDRLLGREPKDYDIATSATPRQILELFPGSNEVGAHFGVIIVRHHGFHTEIATFRTDGSYGDGRRPDSVEFSTPEEDARRRDFTINGLFEDPPSGEIIDYVGGRSDLQAKTLRAIGEAADRFEEDALRLLRAIRFATTLDFDIEPTTWQAIVLHAEGLRRISPERIRDEFSRLIVAPKRARGLELLVDSGLAKVFFPEVLDLIGCDQPPEWHPEGDVYIHTRIMLDLLPDDAPLELCLSVLLHDIAKPPTRTFDEGADRIRFNGHDALGARMAHDILRRLKYPNQVIEDVEFMVSRHMQFMNVQQMRTAKLKRFMAAPTFPLELELHRVDCASSNGFTDNLEFLIEKGEEFASEPLVPPPLVNGRDLIDLGLKPGPRFKELLEAAQTEQLEGRLTTREAALDWLREAAR from the coding sequence GTGACCGCACGCGACGCCGCCGCCGATCTTGCCGCCCGGCTATCCCGGGCCGGGCACACGGCGTACTTCGCCGGCGGCTGCGTCCGCGACCGGCTCCTCGGCCGTGAACCGAAGGACTACGACATCGCGACCTCGGCGACGCCCCGCCAGATCCTCGAGCTCTTCCCCGGCTCGAACGAGGTCGGCGCGCACTTCGGCGTGATCATCGTCCGCCACCACGGCTTCCACACCGAGATCGCAACTTTCCGAACCGATGGATCCTACGGTGACGGCCGCCGCCCCGACTCGGTCGAATTCTCGACACCCGAAGAGGACGCGCGCCGCCGTGACTTCACCATCAACGGCCTGTTCGAGGATCCTCCGAGCGGCGAGATCATCGACTACGTCGGCGGCCGTAGCGACCTTCAGGCGAAAACCCTTCGGGCAATCGGCGAAGCGGCCGACCGTTTCGAGGAAGACGCGCTGCGGCTGCTGCGGGCGATCCGTTTCGCGACCACGCTCGATTTCGATATCGAACCCACGACTTGGCAGGCGATCGTCCTTCACGCCGAAGGCCTACGACGCATCTCGCCCGAAAGAATCCGCGATGAGTTCTCCCGGCTCATCGTCGCCCCGAAACGAGCTCGAGGCCTCGAACTCCTCGTCGACTCGGGACTCGCCAAGGTTTTCTTCCCCGAAGTCCTCGATCTCATCGGCTGCGACCAGCCCCCCGAGTGGCACCCGGAGGGCGACGTTTACATCCACACCCGGATCATGCTCGACCTGCTGCCGGACGATGCGCCGCTCGAGCTGTGCCTCTCGGTACTGCTGCACGACATCGCGAAGCCGCCGACCCGCACCTTCGACGAGGGGGCCGACCGGATCCGCTTCAATGGCCACGACGCGCTGGGTGCGCGAATGGCTCACGACATCCTGCGCCGCCTGAAGTATCCGAACCAGGTCATCGAGGACGTCGAGTTCATGGTCTCGCGCCACATGCAGTTCATGAACGTCCAGCAGATGCGCACGGCGAAGCTGAAACGTTTCATGGCCGCGCCGACCTTCCCTCTCGAACTCGAGCTCCACCGGGTCGACTGCGCGTCGTCCAACGGCTTCACCGACAATCTGGAATTCCTGATCGAGAAAGGCGAGGAGTTCGCCTCCGAGCCGCTGGTGCCGCCCCCGCTGGTCAATGGCCGCGACCTGATTGACCTCGGGCTCAAGCCGGGACCGCGCTTCAAGGAGCTGCTGGAAGCCGCGCAAACCGAGCAACTGGAAGGCCGCCTGACGACCCGGGAGGCCGCGCTGGACTGGCTGCGCGAGGCCGCGCGCTAG